A stretch of the Malus sylvestris chromosome 10, drMalSylv7.2, whole genome shotgun sequence genome encodes the following:
- the LOC126586927 gene encoding early nodulin-20-like, with product MKFSMLIVLCLLALLFQHSHSTTILVDGVSEWKNPTVHVGDSVIFKHTYQYNLYIFQNQRAFDVCNFTQATLLSKPDSTSFTWHPSRTGFFYFAFNNGSLLKTCQNTQKLAITVSSSSAPPPQSSGSSSRISPQLPPTVAPTPKSGGGGVSSSPVFPWPFHPRQVALAPSPQPSVSSSVTDKGGGGGGIPFINSNPAVPLPTGEVDSTTIRPVPTSGHQRQALAGLFAAQMELALFCVVFLVL from the exons ATGAAGTTCTCCATGCTCATCGTGCTGTGCTTGCTCGCTTTACTCTTCCAGCATTCTCACTCCACCACAATACTGGTTGATGGAGTTTCAGAGTGGAAAAACCCAACTGTTCATGTAGGAGACTCCGTCA ttttcaagCACACGTATCAGTACAACCTCTACATTTTCCAGAACCAAAGAGCCTTCGATGTCTGCAATTTCACTCAAGCCACTCTTCTCAGCAAACCTGACTCCACCTCCTTCACG TGGCACCCATCACGCACTGGTTTCTTCTACTTTGCCTTCAACAATGGCTCTCTGCTCAAAACATGCCAAAACACTCAGAAGCTGGCCATAAcagtctcctcctcctccgcaccGCCGCCGCAGAGTTCCGGTTCAAGTTCAAGAATCTCTCCGCAGCTTCCTCCAACCGTGGCCCCAACACCGAAATCTGGTGGTGGTGGAGTTTCATCATCTCCAGTATTCCCATGGCCATTCCATCCTCGCCAAGTGGCATTAGCTCCCAGCCCACAACCAAGCGTAAGCTCTTCAGTGACAGATAAAGGAGGCGGCGGCGGTGGAATCCCATTCATTAACAGTAATCCTGCTGTTCCTTTGCCCACTGGTGAAGTGGATTCAACCACAATACGCCCTGTACCAACCTCTGGCCACCAGAGGCAG